A genomic window from Methanobrevibacter sp. TLL-48-HuF1 includes:
- a CDS encoding Ig-like domain repeat protein → MKNRKKIILILLILGLFFIALTTVNAEDNSTATLNQPNINNVEIYEEDSSTDIDESNQNSKNIVKNDYNSENALFKIKPEDKIGDNIFIGPRYSSIELTITVNNTNDFNKTGNITVNIHVTGKFTMGEDEFNKTSLIIYENDTIIKQKNLSELNLPPYQHYTTPGNYTFDITFPYHVQDKSILKVYAFGIYSNTLVFEKLNNLQLINLTNNNIIIDNTIKSNISWTNSINSIKKALELVENKGTIYLSNFNIIHDTNESIIINKSVTIIGNNVTLNGFEKESLFNITNNAEVTFVNLTITNTTGYSINTEGKVNLINCTFKNILGRAINNTGMLNLTNTLFNTDSIYQHPKVTNLNKNTNNGLIYNAGTLHITNCKFNNIYIPNQIIMKNKNITWIGIIYNTENGILSMADSKFTNIEFRAIKNNGKINITNTSFENKTKLQINQIINDTTYQTLNNYIYQSYREKAIKSVDGSIIHNSNIMIIENSSFRNIMDITNNQGYFSSYIAPTDYFGSFGWFGSDKGIIYNIGNFKIKNTSFNNVKTKTGGAIYNSGIGTIENSNFNNLTSIGNGGSILNTEKLIIINTNISNSKTRNNGGGIYNIGDLNATNIMITTSEATQSGAITYTAGGGIYNAGNMYLLNSSISKTSIGNTKIYGSAIENTGNMTLNKTIIHNITGYRAIHNDETGNLLITNSIIKNNKIYSIKNYANKVFYGAIENSGILTINKTIFDNNINGDNDFYYLSGAFNIYNKGTLNAFYNIFINTKHLTVKTHVYYITPTDPYAFLFNEGTINMDYNYFCTNTNPYPKDSNTEIGNYLIFTFKPEYKSLKIGDTIQLKVDLKLANGKLFTDYNLLPEMNVTFTTIIDGKEVNITKPLINGTTVLEYNYTSQKGQYKVYANLGGHTEEIILDVGKETSKIDVDFNNNIIYGEDAIFKIKVNGNYTHIPTGNVTVIINDKKYSINLTNGLANLTLTNLTPGTYSIKIIYEGDSDYAKVFYYCNYTVNKHPTTLNITAPEVKIGQNGELIINLEPEGSQTQGYFYINGELKQIIYIYAGKTTIPLKNFAVGEYNLTVVLWDSKYYESSNASTIFKVSKFNTNLTINVDDVKAGEDATATITVNPSNLRGEAILCVNGINTTIFLKSEVTNITLHNLTSGSYNVTVYYPGDSKYAPSTATTTFKVLRDSCNLTVNITYNNDLTGIINVKTNPNTCTGEVGVYINKEFYKLTLTNGTAVFNVNFTKGSNYIYVLYLGDKQFESASWNTTINITSIDFILTGENLTIKEQDNSIYHFNLTDKQGNPYTYTKVEINIDNKNYTVMTNSKGLGYLNLNLKAGEYILKATFNGITAKNKIIVKPADLNIDIKDILAGETEVITVKLPANATGTILFVIDGKTYSKTLKNGTASVEIANLTLGKHTLKVIYSGDSNYTNNTKEVEFNIKNSLSSITINTIKDSIYGESITITANITSGANGNVTFTIDHDSKTVEIVNGVAKVTFNKVNAGNKNVKATYNGNNIYQGSSDTKEFKIAKAPSNINIITSEIIEGQNIRIYAVVNDDATGNVTFRILGLYSPRNKTISNGNASWLISPLTSGSYTINAYYNGDNNYLSSNTTKILVINQTRSILKVNVEIGENEIIFSATLKTEDGRPITGNVTLELNKEFYKIVITDGVGFRSFDKLPEGKYTYSATYKGTDKISRATDNGTFEIKSVEYNVILNAPDVKMIYHDGTRFIATLTDKQGNPIRDAAIEITINGKTYTKTTDEKGVVSLGLSLDSGIYTVTVNFKGLLNYTPITRQAKVTIEPTVKGLDVVKMFRNNTQYYAIFTDSQGNPLKNKDIQFNINGVFYTKTTNDKGIAMMGINLNPGKYVITAINLVTGEQSGNNITVKSLIVQNDLTKYYLNASRFQTTIYNKDGSLAANKEVTFNINGVFYHKKTDENGIASLGISLRPGEYIITTMVDGLSIGNKVNVLPTLITKNLNMKYLDGSSFTAQTLDGQGKPIANQNVSFNVNGVFYHKLTDNNGIAKLGIRLMAGEYIITSYWNDFQTGNTIKIS, encoded by the coding sequence GTGAAAAATAGAAAAAAAATAATTTTAATATTGTTGATTCTAGGATTATTTTTTATAGCATTAACCACAGTTAATGCTGAGGATAATTCAACTGCCACTTTAAATCAACCTAACATCAACAATGTTGAAATTTATGAAGAGGACAGCTCGACAGATATTGATGAATCGAATCAGAATAGCAAAAATATTGTTAAAAATGATTATAACTCAGAAAATGCACTTTTTAAAATCAAACCCGAAGATAAAATTGGAGACAACATATTTATCGGTCCAAGATATTCGTCTATTGAACTTACAATAACAGTTAATAACACAAATGATTTTAACAAAACGGGAAATATAACTGTAAATATTCATGTAACCGGCAAATTTACAATGGGTGAAGACGAATTTAACAAAACTTCTTTAATAATTTATGAAAATGACACCATCATAAAACAAAAAAACCTAAGCGAATTAAACCTACCTCCTTACCAACATTATACCACACCTGGAAATTACACATTCGATATAACTTTTCCATACCATGTGCAAGATAAAAGTATTTTAAAAGTGTATGCATTTGGAATATATTCCAATACTCTTGTTTTTGAAAAATTAAACAATTTACAATTAATAAATTTAACAAATAACAACATAATTATAGACAATACAATCAAATCCAATATTAGCTGGACAAATTCCATAAATTCTATTAAAAAGGCATTAGAGTTAGTTGAAAATAAAGGAACAATATACCTATCTAATTTTAACATAATCCATGACACCAATGAAAGTATTATAATAAATAAATCCGTTACAATAATTGGAAATAATGTTACTCTTAATGGATTTGAAAAAGAAAGCCTCTTCAATATAACAAATAATGCAGAAGTTACTTTTGTAAATTTAACAATCACAAATACCACAGGTTACAGCATAAATACAGAAGGAAAAGTTAATTTAATAAATTGTACATTTAAAAATATCCTTGGAAGAGCAATCAATAATACTGGGATGCTAAATTTAACTAATACATTATTTAACACTGATTCTATCTACCAACACCCCAAAGTAACTAATTTAAACAAAAATACAAATAATGGATTAATTTATAATGCAGGAACATTACATATAACAAATTGTAAATTTAATAATATTTACATTCCAAATCAAATAATAATGAAAAATAAGAATATAACCTGGATAGGAATAATTTATAATACTGAAAATGGTATACTGTCCATGGCCGACTCAAAATTTACAAATATTGAATTTAGAGCTATTAAAAACAATGGAAAAATAAATATTACTAATACTTCTTTTGAAAATAAAACAAAACTTCAAATAAATCAGATAATAAATGATACCACTTATCAAACATTAAATAATTATATATATCAGTCATATAGGGAAAAAGCTATAAAAAGTGTAGATGGATCAATAATTCATAATTCAAATATAATGATAATTGAAAATTCAAGTTTCAGAAATATCATGGATATTACTAATAATCAGGGTTATTTTAGTTCTTATATTGCACCTACAGATTATTTTGGATCTTTTGGATGGTTTGGAAGTGATAAAGGAATTATATATAATATTGGAAACTTTAAAATTAAAAATACATCATTTAACAATGTAAAAACAAAAACTGGGGGGGCAATCTATAACTCAGGAATTGGAACTATTGAAAATTCAAATTTTAATAATTTGACTTCAATTGGAAATGGTGGTTCCATATTAAATACTGAGAAATTAATTATAATAAATACAAACATTAGCAACTCAAAAACAAGAAACAATGGAGGAGGAATATATAATATAGGAGATTTAAATGCCACAAATATTATGATAACAACTTCCGAAGCAACACAAAGTGGTGCCATAACATATACTGCAGGTGGAGGAATATATAATGCAGGGAACATGTATCTTTTAAATTCATCAATAAGTAAAACATCAATAGGCAATACTAAGATCTACGGATCTGCAATTGAAAATACTGGAAATATGACCTTAAACAAAACTATAATCCACAATATAACTGGATATAGAGCAATACATAACGATGAAACAGGTAACTTATTAATAACCAATTCTATAATAAAAAACAATAAAATTTACTCAATAAAAAACTATGCAAATAAAGTTTTTTATGGCGCAATAGAAAATTCAGGTATTTTAACAATTAATAAAACAATCTTTGACAACAACATTAATGGAGATAACGATTTCTATTATCTTTCAGGAGCATTTAATATTTATAATAAAGGTACTTTAAATGCATTTTACAATATATTCATAAATACAAAACATTTAACTGTAAAAACACATGTTTACTACATTACCCCAACAGACCCATATGCATTCCTATTTAATGAAGGTACTATAAATATGGATTACAACTATTTTTGTACAAATACTAATCCTTATCCAAAAGATTCAAACACTGAAATAGGCAATTATCTTATATTCACATTTAAACCAGAATATAAATCTTTAAAAATTGGAGATACTATTCAACTTAAAGTAGATTTAAAACTAGCTAATGGAAAACTATTTACAGATTATAACTTACTTCCTGAAATGAATGTTACATTTACCACTATAATTGATGGAAAAGAAGTAAATATAACTAAACCTTTAATAAATGGAACCACCGTATTAGAATATAATTACACTTCTCAAAAAGGCCAATACAAAGTTTATGCTAATTTAGGAGGACACACAGAAGAAATAATTCTTGATGTTGGAAAAGAAACTTCAAAAATAGATGTGGATTTCAATAACAACATTATCTACGGTGAAGATGCAATATTTAAAATTAAAGTAAACGGAAACTACACACACATCCCAACTGGAAATGTAACAGTCATTATTAACGATAAAAAATATTCCATAAACTTAACTAATGGATTAGCTAATTTAACACTCACTAATTTAACACCTGGAACTTATAGTATTAAAATAATTTACGAAGGCGACTCAGATTATGCTAAAGTCTTCTATTACTGCAATTATACTGTAAATAAACATCCAACTACATTAAATATTACTGCACCTGAAGTTAAAATCGGGCAAAACGGAGAACTAATTATAAATCTTGAACCTGAAGGTTCCCAAACACAAGGTTACTTTTACATCAATGGAGAACTTAAACAAATAATTTACATTTATGCCGGAAAAACTACAATTCCACTTAAAAACTTTGCTGTTGGAGAATATAACCTTACAGTTGTTTTATGGGATTCAAAATACTATGAAAGCAGCAATGCAAGTACAATTTTTAAAGTAAGTAAATTTAACACTAATTTAACAATAAATGTAGATGATGTTAAAGCTGGAGAAGATGCAACAGCTACAATAACTGTAAATCCAAGCAATCTTCGCGGAGAAGCTATACTCTGTGTAAATGGCATAAATACTACAATATTTTTAAAATCAGAAGTAACAAACATTACACTACACAATTTAACTAGCGGAAGTTATAATGTAACTGTTTATTATCCCGGAGACTCCAAATACGCCCCATCAACTGCAACAACAACATTTAAAGTTCTAAGAGATTCATGCAATCTAACTGTAAATATTACATATAACAATGATTTAACCGGAATCATCAATGTAAAAACTAATCCCAACACCTGTACCGGCGAAGTTGGAGTTTATATCAATAAAGAATTCTATAAATTAACTCTCACAAACGGAACAGCTGTATTTAATGTTAATTTCACAAAAGGAAGCAATTACATTTATGTTTTATACCTTGGAGATAAACAGTTTGAATCTGCAAGCTGGAATACCACAATAAACATAACAAGCATTGATTTTATATTAACTGGTGAGAATTTAACAATCAAAGAGCAGGATAACTCAATATATCACTTTAATTTAACAGACAAACAAGGAAATCCTTACACCTATACAAAAGTTGAAATAAACATAGATAACAAAAATTACACAGTAATGACAAATTCTAAAGGTTTAGGTTATCTTAATTTAAATTTAAAAGCAGGAGAATATATCCTTAAAGCAACATTCAATGGAATTACAGCCAAAAACAAAATTATTGTAAAACCAGCAGATTTAAATATTGACATTAAAGACATTTTAGCCGGAGAAACTGAAGTAATTACTGTTAAATTACCTGCCAATGCAACAGGAACTATATTATTTGTTATAGATGGTAAAACTTACAGTAAAACATTGAAAAATGGAACTGCAAGTGTTGAAATAGCTAATTTAACCTTAGGAAAACATACATTAAAAGTAATTTACTCAGGAGATTCCAACTATACCAATAACACAAAAGAAGTTGAATTCAATATTAAAAACTCATTATCCTCCATTACAATCAATACAATTAAAGACAGTATCTATGGTGAATCCATTACTATAACAGCCAACATTACAAGCGGTGCAAATGGAAACGTTACTTTTACTATTGACCATGACTCAAAAACTGTTGAAATAGTAAACGGAGTAGCCAAAGTTACATTCAATAAAGTCAATGCAGGAAATAAAAATGTTAAAGCAACCTACAACGGAAACAATATTTACCAAGGCTCCTCTGACACCAAAGAATTTAAAATAGCTAAAGCACCTTCAAATATAAACATTATAACTTCAGAAATCATAGAAGGCCAAAATATTAGAATATATGCAGTAGTAAATGATGATGCTACAGGTAATGTTACATTTAGAATTTTAGGATTATATTCACCAAGAAATAAAACCATCAGCAACGGTAATGCATCATGGTTAATTTCACCATTAACAAGTGGATCATACACCATAAATGCATATTATAATGGAGATAATAATTATTTAAGTTCCAATACAACTAAAATACTTGTAATCAATCAAACAAGAAGTATATTGAAAGTTAATGTTGAAATAGGTGAAAATGAAATAATATTTAGTGCAACTCTTAAAACAGAAGATGGAAGACCAATTACAGGTAATGTAACTTTAGAGCTTAATAAAGAGTTCTATAAAATAGTAATAACTGATGGTGTTGGTTTTAGAAGCTTTGATAAACTTCCAGAGGGCAAATACACATATTCTGCAACATATAAAGGAACTGATAAAATTTCTCGAGCTACTGACAACGGAACTTTTGAAATCAAATCTGTTGAGTATAATGTTATTTTAAATGCTCCTGATGTTAAAATGATTTATCATGACGGTACAAGATTTATAGCTACTTTAACTGATAAACAGGGAAATCCTATAAGAGATGCTGCAATTGAAATAACAATTAACGGAAAAACCTATACTAAAACAACAGATGAAAAAGGTGTTGTAAGTTTAGGATTGAGCTTGGACAGTGGAATATACACAGTAACTGTTAACTTTAAAGGATTATTAAACTATACTCCGATAACCAGGCAGGCGAAAGTTACTATTGAACCGACAGTTAAAGGATTGGACGTTGTTAAAATGTTTAGAAACAATACTCAGTATTATGCTATATTTACTGATTCACAGGGAAATCCTCTTAAAAACAAAGATATTCAGTTTAATATCAATGGTGTCTTTTACACTAAAACCACCAATGATAAAGGAATAGCTATGATGGGTATTAACTTAAATCCCGGCAAATATGTTATAACAGCAATTAACCTTGTTACTGGTGAGCAGTCAGGTAATAATATTACTGTAAAATCACTGATTGTTCAAAATGATTTAACTAAATACTATTTGAATGCTTCCAGATTCCAGACAACCATCTACAACAAGGACGGATCATTAGCTGCAAACAAGGAAGTAACCTTTAACATCAACGGTGTATTCTACCACAAAAAAACAGATGAAAACGGTATTGCAAGCCTGGGAATCTCTTTAAGACCTGGAGAATACATAATAACCACAATGGTTGACGGATTAAGTATAGGAAACAAAGTCAATGTATTGCCGACATTAATTACTAAAAACTTAAACATGAAATACCTGGACGGAAGCAGCTTCACTGCACAAACATTAGACGGTCAAGGCAAACCAATAGCTAACCAAAATGTATCATTTAATGTAAACGGAGTATTTTACCACAAACTCACAGACAATAACGGTATTGCCAAATTAGGAATCAGACTGATGGCCGGTGAATACATCATAACTTCCTACTGGAACGACTTCCAAACAGGAAACACAATAAAAATATCTTAA
- the rfbD gene encoding dTDP-4-dehydrorhamnose reductase, giving the protein MKVLITGSNGMLGHDLTDVLNDKHELILTTSKTLDITDKEHTVEFIKENKPDIVINSAAYTNVDGCEENQKLAFSVNGEGVRNLAIGCREADCPLVHISTDYVFNGKNDTPWVEDDEIGPISVYGKSKLEGEEAIQEILDKFFIVRTAWLYGINGGNFPKTMLELAKTHDELTVVYDEVGTPTYTLDLAEAIGKLIETDYYGIYHITNSGSCSWCEFAKYIFEVAEVDVKVTPVTASEFARPAPRPSYSVLNNKRWVDNGFEPLRSYKEAIKDYLFCLKK; this is encoded by the coding sequence ATGTTAGGTCATGATTTGACAGATGTTTTAAATGACAAACATGAACTTATACTTACAACATCTAAAACATTGGACATTACTGATAAAGAGCATACAGTTGAATTTATAAAAGAAAATAAACCTGATATAGTTATAAATTCTGCAGCATACACCAATGTTGACGGATGTGAAGAAAACCAGAAACTGGCTTTCAGTGTAAATGGGGAAGGTGTAAGGAATTTGGCTATTGGATGCAGGGAAGCTGACTGTCCATTAGTCCATATCAGTACAGATTATGTTTTCAATGGCAAAAATGACACTCCATGGGTTGAAGATGATGAAATTGGTCCTATAAGTGTTTATGGAAAAAGTAAACTTGAAGGTGAAGAGGCTATTCAGGAAATACTCGATAAATTTTTTATTGTTCGTACAGCATGGTTATATGGAATTAATGGAGGCAATTTCCCAAAAACAATGCTGGAACTGGCTAAAACACATGATGAATTAACAGTAGTTTATGATGAAGTAGGAACTCCGACATACACTCTGGATTTAGCAGAAGCCATTGGAAAATTAATAGAAACTGATTATTATGGTATTTATCATATTACAAACTCCGGAAGCTGTTCATGGTGTGAATTTGCAAAATATATCTTTGAAGTAGCAGAAGTGGATGTAAAAGTCACTCCGGTAACAGCTAGTGAATTTGCAAGACCTGCACCAAGACCTAGCTATTCAGTTTTAAATAATAAAAGATGGGTCGATAATGGTTTTGAACCTTTAAGAAGCTATAAAGAAGCTATTAAAGATTATCTGTTTTGTTTAAAAAAATAA